From a region of the Hippopotamus amphibius kiboko isolate mHipAmp2 chromosome 3, mHipAmp2.hap2, whole genome shotgun sequence genome:
- the LOC130848401 gene encoding ras-related protein Rab-12 produces MRITVPEAKRDLKSLDLRFTLAVSNQNVVKQRRPAGGGGLGAGSPALSGSQARRRKQPPRPADFKLQVIIIGSRGVGKTSLMERFTDDTFCEACKSTVGVDFKIKTVELRGKKIRLQIWDTEGQERFNSITSAYYRSAKGIILVYDITKKETFDDLPKWMKMIDKYASEDAELLLVGNKLDCETDREISRQQGEKFAQQITGMRFCEASAKDNFNVDEIFLKLVDDILKKMPLEMLRNELSNSILSLQPEPEIPPELPPPRPHVRCC; encoded by the exons ATGCGGATCACTGTGCCAGAAGCAAAGAGAGATCTGAAAAGTCTTGATCTA AGATTTACACTGGCAGTATCTAATCAAAATGTTGTCAAGCAGAGGCGgcccgcgggcggcggcggcctgGGCGCCGGCTCCCCGGCGCTGTCGGGCAGCCAGGCCCGCCGGAGGAAGCAGCCCCCCAGGCCAGCCGACTTCAAGTTGCAGGTCATCATCATCGGCTCCCGCGGCGTGGGCAAGACCAGCCTGATGGAGCGCTTCACCGACGACACCTTCTGCGAGGCCTGCAAGTCCACCGTGGGTGTTGACTTTAAAATCAAAACCGTAGagctaagaggaaagaaaattaggtTACAGATCTGGGACACAGAAGGTCAGGAGAGATTCAACAGCATTACCTCAGCTTATTACAGAAGTGCCAAGGGGATCATCTTAGTATATGATATCACTAAAAAGGAGACATTTGATGATTTGCCAAAATGGATGAAGATGATTGATAAGTACGCTTCGGAAGACGCAGAGCTTCTCTTAGTTGGAAATAAGCTGGACTGTGAAACTGACCGAGAAATCAGCAGGCAACAAGGAGAAAAGTTTGCACAGCAGATAACTGGGATGCGGTTCTGTGAAGCAAGTGCCAAGGATAACTTCAATGTGGACGAAATATTCCTGAAGCTTGTTGATGACATCCTGAAAAAGATGCCTCTGGAGATGCTACGGAACGAGTTGTCCAATAGCATCCTCTCCTTACAGCCAGAGCCCGAGATCCCACCAGAACTGCCTCCACCCAGACCACACGTCCGATGCTGTTGA